One region of Oxalobacteraceae bacterium OTU3CAMAD1 genomic DNA includes:
- a CDS encoding YebC/PmpR family DNA-binding transcriptional regulator encodes MAGHSKWANIKHKKAATDAKRGKIWTRLIKEITVAARMGGGDIQTNPRLRLAVDKAADANMPKDNVQRAITRGTGGEDGAAYEEVRYEGYGIGGAAIIVDCMTDNRVRTVAEVRNAFNKNGGNMGNEGSVAFMFKHCGQFLFAPGTNEDALMEVALEAGAEDVVADEEGGFEVLCGPHDFATVKDALEAAGFKAEVAEIIMKPATETVITGDNAVKMQKLLDALEALDDVQEVYSNTLIED; translated from the coding sequence ATGGCTGGACACAGCAAATGGGCCAATATCAAGCACAAAAAGGCCGCTACCGACGCCAAACGTGGCAAGATCTGGACACGTCTGATCAAGGAAATCACCGTGGCCGCGCGCATGGGCGGCGGCGACATCCAGACCAACCCGCGCCTGCGCCTGGCTGTGGACAAGGCGGCCGACGCCAATATGCCGAAGGATAACGTGCAACGCGCGATCACGCGCGGCACCGGCGGCGAGGACGGCGCGGCCTACGAGGAAGTACGCTACGAGGGCTACGGCATCGGCGGCGCGGCCATCATCGTCGACTGCATGACCGACAACCGCGTGCGCACCGTGGCCGAAGTTCGCAACGCCTTCAACAAAAACGGCGGCAACATGGGCAACGAGGGCTCGGTGGCCTTCATGTTCAAGCATTGCGGCCAGTTCCTGTTCGCGCCCGGCACCAACGAGGACGCGCTGATGGAAGTGGCGCTGGAAGCGGGCGCCGAGGACGTGGTGGCCGATGAAGAAGGCGGCTTCGAAGTGCTGTGCGGCCCGCACGACTTCGCGACCGTCAAGGATGCGCTGGAAGCGGCCGGTTTCAAGGCCGAAGTGGCCGAGATCATCATGAAGCCGGCCACCGAAACCGTCATCACCGGCGACAACGCCGTCAAGATGCAAAAACTGCTGGACGCGTTGGAAGCGCTGGACGATGTCCAGGAAGTCTATTCCAACACGCTGATCGAAGACTGA
- the rlmH gene encoding 23S rRNA (pseudouridine(1915)-N(3))-methyltransferase RlmH encodes MQLIIAAVGHKMPSWIEAGFAEYAKRMPPELKIVLKEIKPVDRSGSKTAATAMALERERIEAALPKSVRIIALDERGKDLTSVGLSQQLEAWQQDGRDTAFLIGGADGLDPELKARAEGLIRISSMTLPHGMVRVLLAEQLYRAWSITQNHPYHRV; translated from the coding sequence ATGCAGCTGATCATCGCTGCGGTCGGCCATAAAATGCCGTCCTGGATCGAAGCGGGCTTCGCCGAATACGCGAAGCGCATGCCGCCGGAACTGAAGATCGTGCTCAAGGAAATCAAGCCGGTCGACCGTTCGGGCAGCAAGACAGCGGCCACCGCGATGGCGCTCGAACGCGAGCGCATCGAGGCGGCGCTGCCCAAATCGGTGCGCATCATCGCCCTCGACGAGCGTGGCAAGGACCTGACTTCGGTCGGTTTGTCGCAGCAGCTGGAAGCCTGGCAGCAGGACGGGCGCGACACCGCCTTCCTGATCGGCGGGGCCGACGGCCTCGATCCGGAGCTCAAGGCGCGCGCCGAAGGCCTGATCCGGATTTCCAGTATGACGCTCCCTCATGGTATGGTACGGGTATTGTTGGCCGAACAACTGTATCGCGCCTGGTCGATCACCCAGAACCACCCTTACCATAGAGTTTGA
- a CDS encoding Maf family nucleotide pyrophosphatase, whose amino-acid sequence MKLVEKKIYLASKSPRRRELLRQIGIDFELLLLRADGPRGADVTEDVIEGEAPLEYVARVAQEKAAFGYNLVQRRHLKPRAVLTADTTVTIDGQILGKPADRVEANAMLTQLSGRTHQVLTAIAVHSADFTGQITQVSEVRFGVLSPAAITAYCATLEPYDKAGGYGIQGPAAQFIEHIAGSHSGIMGLPLYETAQLLRQAGLPLP is encoded by the coding sequence ATGAAACTGGTCGAAAAAAAGATCTATCTTGCCTCCAAAAGCCCGCGCCGGCGCGAACTGCTGCGCCAGATCGGCATCGATTTTGAACTGCTGCTGCTGCGCGCCGACGGTCCGCGCGGCGCCGACGTCACCGAAGACGTGATCGAAGGCGAAGCGCCGCTCGAGTACGTGGCCCGCGTGGCGCAGGAAAAAGCCGCCTTCGGCTACAACCTGGTGCAACGCCGCCACCTCAAGCCGCGCGCCGTGCTCACCGCCGACACCACCGTCACCATCGACGGCCAGATCCTCGGCAAGCCGGCCGACCGCGTCGAAGCCAACGCCATGCTCACGCAGCTGTCCGGCCGCACCCACCAGGTGCTGACGGCCATCGCCGTGCATTCGGCCGACTTCACCGGGCAAATCACGCAGGTATCGGAAGTGCGTTTCGGCGTGCTGTCGCCGGCCGCCATCACCGCCTACTGCGCCACGCTCGAACCCTACGACAAGGCCGGCGGCTACGGCATCCAGGGCCCCGCCGCGCAATTCATCGAACATATCGCCGGCAGCCATTCCGGCATCATGGGCCTGCCGCTGTACGAGACCGCGCAGCTGCTGCGGCAGGCCGGACTGCCGCTGCCGTAA
- the rng gene encoding ribonuclease G — MNEDILINITPQETRVALILQGAVQELHIERTLTRGLAGNVYSGKVVRVLPGMQSAFIDIGLERAAFLHVADIWEARPHDGGQNAAPTPIEKILFDGQVLTVQVIKDPIGTKGARLSTQISIAGRMLVYLPQDAHIGISQKIEKEAEREALRTRLQSLLPADEKGGYIVRTQAEDASDSDIAADVEYLRKTWGAIVHGAKTRPATTLLHQDLSLAQRVLRDFVHDDTATIQVDSRENYLNLVEFGKAYTPGVLPRLQHYTGERPLFDLYGVEEEILRALGRRVDLKSGGYLIVDQTEAMTTIDVNTGGFVGGRNFADTIFKTNLEAAHAIARQLRLRNLGGIIILDFIDMENNEHRNAVLQELKKTLSRDRTKVSVSNFSALGLVEMTRKRTRESLAHILCEPCPACAGKGQVKTSRTICYEILRELLREAKQFNPREFRILASQEVVDMFLEEESQHLAMLGDFIGKKISLQVETAYHQEQYDVILM; from the coding sequence ATGAACGAAGACATCCTGATCAACATCACCCCGCAGGAAACGCGGGTCGCCCTGATTTTGCAAGGCGCCGTGCAAGAGCTGCACATCGAACGCACGCTCACGCGCGGCCTGGCCGGCAACGTCTACTCCGGCAAGGTGGTGCGGGTGCTGCCCGGCATGCAATCGGCCTTCATCGACATCGGCCTCGAACGCGCCGCTTTCCTGCACGTGGCCGACATCTGGGAGGCGCGCCCGCACGACGGCGGCCAGAACGCCGCCCCCACCCCGATTGAAAAAATCCTGTTCGACGGCCAGGTGCTGACGGTGCAGGTCATCAAGGACCCGATCGGCACCAAGGGCGCGCGCCTGTCGACGCAAATCTCCATCGCCGGCCGCATGCTGGTGTACCTGCCGCAGGACGCCCACATCGGCATCTCGCAAAAGATCGAAAAGGAAGCGGAACGCGAAGCGCTGCGCACGCGGCTTCAAAGCCTGCTGCCGGCCGACGAAAAAGGCGGCTACATCGTACGCACGCAGGCCGAGGACGCGTCGGACTCCGACATCGCCGCCGACGTTGAATACCTGCGCAAGACCTGGGGCGCCATCGTCCACGGCGCCAAGACCCGTCCCGCCACCACCCTGCTGCACCAGGATTTGAGCCTGGCGCAGCGCGTGCTGCGCGACTTCGTCCACGACGACACGGCCACCATCCAGGTCGACTCGCGCGAAAACTATTTGAACCTGGTCGAATTCGGCAAGGCCTACACGCCCGGCGTGCTGCCACGCTTGCAGCACTACACCGGCGAGCGGCCGCTGTTCGACCTGTATGGCGTGGAGGAGGAAATCCTGCGCGCGCTGGGTCGCCGCGTCGACCTCAAATCCGGCGGCTACCTGATCGTCGACCAGACCGAGGCGATGACCACCATCGACGTCAACACCGGCGGCTTTGTCGGCGGGCGCAATTTCGCCGACACGATCTTCAAGACCAACCTGGAGGCGGCGCACGCGATCGCGCGCCAGCTGCGCCTGCGCAATCTGGGCGGCATCATCATCCTCGACTTCATCGACATGGAGAACAACGAGCACCGCAACGCCGTCTTGCAGGAGCTGAAAAAGACGCTGTCGCGCGACCGCACCAAGGTGTCGGTGTCGAACTTCTCGGCGCTTGGCCTGGTGGAGATGACAAGGAAGCGCACGCGCGAATCGCTGGCGCACATCCTGTGCGAACCCTGCCCGGCCTGCGCCGGCAAGGGCCAGGTCAAGACCTCGCGCACCATCTGCTACGAAATCCTGCGCGAGCTGCTGCGCGAAGCGAAGCAATTCAATCCGCGCGAATTCCGCATCCTCGCCTCGCAGGAGGTGGTCGACATGTTCCTCGAAGAGGAGTCGCAGCACCTGGCGATGCTGGGGGACTTCATCGGCAAAAAGATCTCGCTACAGGTGGAGACGGCGTACCACCAGGAGCAGTACGACGTGATTTTAATGTAA
- a CDS encoding quinone oxidoreductase, producing MTKAIRINRVGGPEVMELVDVDLPPPGPGEAQVRHGAIGLNFIDVYFRTGLYPQPLPGGLGMEGAGTVEAVGEGVTEVKVGDRVAYAGRPNGAYAEARNMPASQLLVLPEKIGFDIAAAMMLQGLTVQYLLHRTVHLKAGDTILFHAAAGGVGLIACQWAKVLGVTLIGTVGSDEKAALATENGADHVINYNRENFTERVREITGGKGVCAVYDSIGKDTFIGSLDCLAPLGTMVSFGNASGPVPPMALSELANRGSLFVTRPSLGAYMATREDLEAAAKSLFGVVNSGAVKIDVRQRYNLADVAQAHIDLEGRKTTGSTIILP from the coding sequence ATGACCAAGGCAATTCGTATCAACCGCGTGGGCGGTCCGGAGGTGATGGAGCTGGTGGACGTGGACCTGCCGCCGCCCGGCCCCGGCGAGGCACAAGTGCGCCACGGCGCCATCGGCCTCAATTTCATCGATGTGTACTTCCGCACCGGCCTGTATCCGCAGCCGCTGCCGGGCGGCCTGGGCATGGAAGGCGCCGGCACCGTCGAGGCGGTAGGCGAGGGCGTGACCGAAGTGAAGGTCGGCGACCGCGTTGCCTATGCCGGACGGCCGAATGGCGCCTATGCCGAGGCGCGCAACATGCCGGCGTCGCAGTTGCTGGTGCTGCCGGAGAAGATCGGCTTCGATATCGCCGCCGCCATGATGCTGCAAGGCTTGACGGTGCAGTACCTGCTGCACCGCACCGTGCACCTGAAGGCGGGCGACACCATCCTGTTCCACGCGGCGGCCGGCGGCGTCGGCCTGATCGCCTGCCAGTGGGCCAAGGTGCTGGGCGTGACCCTGATCGGCACGGTCGGCTCCGACGAGAAGGCGGCGCTGGCGACCGAGAACGGCGCCGACCACGTGATCAACTACAACCGCGAGAACTTCACCGAGCGGGTGCGCGAGATCACCGGCGGCAAGGGCGTATGCGCGGTGTACGACTCGATCGGCAAGGACACTTTCATCGGTTCGCTGGATTGCCTGGCGCCGCTCGGCACCATGGTCAGTTTCGGCAACGCGTCCGGACCGGTGCCGCCGATGGCGCTGAGCGAGCTGGCCAACCGTGGCTCGCTGTTTGTCACGCGGCCGTCGCTGGGGGCGTACATGGCCACGCGCGAGGATCTGGAGGCGGCGGCCAAGTCGCTGTTCGGCGTGGTCAACAGTGGCGCAGTGAAGATCGACGTGCGTCAGCGCTATAACCTGGCCGACGTCGCGCAGGCGCACATCGATCTCGAGGGGCGCAAAACGACCGGCTCGACGATCATACTGCCATGA
- the hemF gene encoding oxygen-dependent coproporphyrinogen oxidase yields MLSAPNPAAVKAFLLDLQARIIDALEALDGKAFLRDEWERPEGGGGISRLVEEGNVIERGGVNFSHVMGAKLPPSASAARPDLGGNPWEAMGVSLVIHPRNPYAPTVHMNVRFFTTTTISGEPAWWFGGGMDLTPYYGDKEDVKHFHQSCHDALAPFGDDLHARYKKWCDDYFYLKHRKEARGVGGIFFDDLNEEGFDQSFALMQSVGNSFLTAYLPILERRKDTPYGERERDFQAYRRGRYVEFNLVFDRGTLFGLQSGGRTEAILMSMPPIVKWRYRWEPEDGTPEAALYTDFLPHRDWLAA; encoded by the coding sequence ATGCTCTCCGCCCCGAATCCAGCGGCCGTCAAGGCCTTCCTGCTCGATCTGCAGGCCCGCATCATCGACGCGCTCGAAGCGCTCGATGGCAAGGCCTTCCTGCGCGACGAGTGGGAACGTCCGGAAGGCGGCGGCGGGATTTCGCGCCTGGTCGAGGAAGGCAATGTCATCGAACGCGGTGGCGTCAACTTCTCGCACGTGATGGGCGCCAAACTGCCGCCGTCGGCGTCGGCCGCGCGTCCCGATTTGGGCGGCAACCCATGGGAAGCGATGGGCGTGTCGCTGGTGATCCATCCGCGCAATCCGTACGCGCCGACGGTGCACATGAACGTGCGCTTCTTCACCACGACCACCATCAGCGGCGAACCGGCATGGTGGTTCGGCGGCGGCATGGATTTGACGCCCTATTACGGCGACAAGGAAGACGTTAAACACTTCCACCAAAGCTGCCACGACGCGTTGGCGCCGTTCGGCGACGACCTGCACGCGCGCTACAAGAAGTGGTGCGACGATTATTTCTACCTGAAACACCGCAAGGAGGCGCGCGGCGTCGGCGGCATCTTCTTCGACGATTTGAATGAAGAAGGTTTCGACCAGAGCTTCGCGCTGATGCAAAGCGTGGGCAATTCGTTCCTGACGGCCTACCTGCCGATCCTGGAACGCCGCAAGGACACGCCGTACGGCGAGCGCGAACGCGATTTCCAGGCTTACCGGCGCGGCCGCTACGTCGAATTCAATCTCGTCTTCGACCGCGGTACCCTGTTCGGCCTGCAGTCGGGCGGCCGCACCGAGGCGATCCTGATGTCGATGCCGCCGATCGTCAAATGGCGCTATCGCTGGGAACCCGAGGACGGCACGCCGGAAGCGGCGCTGTACACCGACTTCCTGCCGCACCGCGACTGGCTGGCCGCGTGA
- a CDS encoding nicotinate-nucleotide adenylyltransferase: MAQRVALLGGSYDPVHHGHIALGAYFAQLLQVDQLRVIPAGLPWQKAMLKATPEQRAEMVAIGFKGQPFDVAIDMQEIERAAKGLPTYTIETLRLVRAELGPGACIAFVMGADQLQRLDTWNEWQALFDYAHICVAARPGFDIGAAGLPPAVAAAFSSRMGTPEQIRNTPHGLTYLAQDFAVDISATEIRAALQRGEQANSLIPPLVLDYIEQHNLYKS, from the coding sequence ATGGCACAGCGGGTTGCACTGCTGGGCGGCAGCTACGATCCGGTCCACCACGGTCATATCGCCCTCGGCGCCTATTTCGCGCAACTGCTGCAAGTGGACCAGCTGCGCGTGATCCCGGCCGGCCTGCCATGGCAAAAAGCCATGCTCAAGGCGACGCCGGAACAGCGCGCCGAGATGGTGGCCATCGGCTTCAAGGGCCAGCCGTTCGACGTCGCCATCGACATGCAGGAAATCGAGCGCGCCGCCAAGGGCCTGCCAACGTACACCATCGAGACGCTGCGCCTGGTGCGCGCCGAACTGGGACCGGGCGCCTGCATCGCTTTCGTGATGGGCGCCGACCAGCTCCAGCGGCTCGACACCTGGAATGAATGGCAGGCGCTGTTCGACTACGCCCATATCTGCGTAGCGGCCCGCCCTGGCTTCGACATAGGCGCCGCCGGCCTTCCGCCGGCGGTCGCCGCGGCGTTCTCCAGTCGTATGGGAACGCCTGAACAAATCCGCAACACGCCGCACGGTCTGACTTATCTGGCACAAGACTTCGCGGTGGATATCTCCGCCACCGAAATACGTGCGGCATTACAACGGGGGGAACAGGCAAACTCGCTTATCCCGCCGCTAGTGCTAGACTATATTGAACAACACAATCTATACAAAAGCTAA
- the rsfS gene encoding ribosome silencing factor produces the protein MDIKKLQSLVVDALEDVKAQDITLFDTTHLTSLFDRIAIASGTSNRQTKALAASVRDKVKAAGGDVYGMEGEDTGEWVLVDLGDMIVHIMQAPIRAYYRLEEIWGDKPVKLGAAKRKSTKEGEEADEPKKISSHLAAGKKAVDASPVIEKKTPARKAAAAKPAAEKKPAAKKAAIPVGKTIKVGKTKSAVASAEALKALPPKPKAPKAAKPKADEAPAKTVIKRIKKVAE, from the coding sequence ATGGACATCAAAAAACTGCAATCCCTCGTCGTTGACGCCCTCGAAGACGTCAAGGCACAAGACATCACGCTGTTCGACACCACCCACCTGACCAGCCTTTTCGACCGTATCGCTATCGCCTCCGGTACCTCCAACCGCCAAACCAAGGCGCTGGCCGCCTCGGTGCGCGACAAGGTCAAAGCCGCCGGCGGCGACGTCTACGGCATGGAAGGCGAGGACACCGGTGAATGGGTGCTGGTCGACCTGGGCGACATGATCGTCCACATCATGCAAGCGCCAATCCGCGCCTACTACCGCCTGGAAGAAATCTGGGGCGACAAGCCGGTCAAGCTGGGCGCCGCCAAGCGCAAGTCGACCAAGGAAGGCGAGGAAGCCGACGAGCCGAAGAAAATCTCCAGCCACCTGGCCGCCGGCAAAAAAGCCGTCGACGCCTCGCCGGTGATCGAGAAGAAGACCCCGGCCCGCAAAGCCGCCGCCGCCAAACCGGCCGCCGAGAAGAAACCGGCCGCCAAGAAGGCCGCGATCCCGGTCGGCAAAACCATCAAGGTCGGCAAGACCAAGAGCGCCGTCGCCTCGGCCGAAGCGCTGAAAGCCCTGCCACCGAAGCCGAAAGCGCCGAAGGCCGCCAAGCCGAAAGCCGACGAAGCGCCGGCCAAGACGGTCATCAAGCGTATCAAAAAAGTCGCGGAATAA
- a CDS encoding methylglyoxal synthase: MKTRIALIAHDKKKDDMILLAGEYRAFLSTCTLVATGTTGGRLINELGLEVDRKHSGPFGGDLQIGSMLVQGEIDCVIFLRDPMTPQPHEPDINALVRACDVHNTPCATNVSSAHLVLSQLQLRAAAA; this comes from the coding sequence ATGAAAACCCGCATCGCCCTGATTGCCCACGACAAGAAAAAAGACGACATGATCCTGCTGGCCGGCGAGTACCGCGCCTTCCTGTCGACTTGCACCCTGGTTGCCACCGGCACCACGGGCGGGCGCTTGATCAACGAGTTGGGGCTGGAGGTGGACCGCAAGCATTCCGGGCCGTTCGGCGGGGATTTGCAGATTGGGTCGATGCTGGTGCAGGGTGAGATCGATTGCGTGATCTTCCTGCGCGATCCGATGACGCCGCAGCCGCACGAGCCGGACATCAACGCGCTGGTGCGGGCCTGCGACGTGCACAACACGCCGTGCGCGACGAACGTGTCGTCGGCGCACCTCGTGTTGTCGCAGTTGCAGTTGCGCGCTGCGGCCGCCTGA
- a CDS encoding DMT family transporter, with product MDKSITNVSPARTAYLGGLGIAIGGAVLFSTKAIVAKLLYRYDLDAVTVLAFRMIFSLPVFAAVAVWKMRSEAPLSKADRWRLIGLGLVGYYLSSFLDFLGLQYITVGLERLILFLTPTFVLLISSTLLKQHISGKQWLALLTSYCGIVFVFLHDLDNGGSNVALGATLVTGSAAAYAVYLLLSGEMVKRLGALRLVSYAMCVSSVACIAQFFILRPVSALVQPMGVYGLSLVNGILCTVMPVFMTMAAVERIGAGAASQAGMIGPVSTLFLGALLLGEPVTSWQLAGTALVIAGIYLLSKSKK from the coding sequence ATGGACAAAAGCATAACGAATGTGAGCCCGGCCCGGACGGCCTATCTGGGCGGCCTGGGAATCGCCATCGGCGGCGCGGTGCTGTTCTCGACCAAGGCCATCGTCGCCAAGCTGCTCTACCGTTATGACCTCGACGCCGTCACCGTGCTGGCGTTCAGGATGATCTTTTCGCTGCCGGTGTTCGCCGCCGTCGCCGTCTGGAAGATGCGCAGCGAGGCGCCGCTGTCGAAAGCCGACCGCTGGCGCCTGATCGGCCTGGGGCTGGTCGGCTACTATTTGTCCAGTTTCCTCGATTTTCTCGGGCTGCAGTACATCACGGTCGGTCTCGAGCGGCTGATTTTGTTCCTGACGCCGACCTTTGTGCTGCTGATCAGCTCCACCCTGCTCAAGCAGCACATCAGCGGCAAGCAGTGGCTGGCGCTGCTGACCTCCTATTGCGGCATCGTGTTCGTGTTCCTGCATGATTTGGACAACGGCGGCAGCAATGTGGCGCTGGGCGCGACCCTGGTCACCGGATCGGCCGCCGCCTACGCCGTCTATCTGCTGCTGTCGGGGGAAATGGTCAAGCGGCTCGGGGCGCTGCGGCTGGTGTCGTATGCGATGTGCGTTTCCAGCGTGGCTTGTATCGCCCAGTTTTTCATCCTGCGGCCGGTGTCGGCGCTGGTGCAACCGATGGGCGTGTACGGCCTGTCACTGGTCAACGGCATCCTGTGCACGGTGATGCCGGTGTTTATGACGATGGCCGCCGTAGAGCGCATCGGCGCCGGCGCCGCCTCGCAGGCGGGCATGATCGGTCCCGTGTCAACCTTGTTTCTGGGCGCGCTGCTGTTGGGCGAGCCTGTCACGTCCTGGCAACTGGCCGGCACCGCGCTGGTGATCGCCGGGATTTATCTGCTGTCCAAGAGTAAAAAATAA
- a CDS encoding trp operon repressor → MNRVRTLAEMLASEQVQQKFIVPQLIPAATTVLINIAPDLDGRLLGQLLAYGAAGGKTFMSFGQAKETRVCYCTSRNNDLPDTKRFALIGMRDPYPSSQERARKNLHIYRRRAEAPIFLNSVHDQGEFIKAIPHSVELIIIDDLASWLKYGRTLDATESGDVLAFFKKLNARGIAVVALDSKPKRNSLIAETVALSEPANVIWLTPDPGAPREYGGGFNIVRQKRDDEDSAPTTIQFWWKVVSGNLDFGWEFRDQLDPKAAKRVQIMERQMKVDQLLSEGMSQREIAIQLEVDAATISRDAAALKQKDVSIDALTPHRPTEPSSPPKSASSIAANGNQSS, encoded by the coding sequence ATGAATCGGGTTCGAACGTTAGCTGAAATGCTGGCATCGGAGCAAGTGCAGCAGAAATTCATCGTTCCTCAGCTCATACCTGCCGCCACAACCGTCCTGATCAACATCGCGCCAGATCTCGATGGCAGGTTACTTGGTCAACTGCTTGCCTACGGTGCAGCGGGCGGCAAGACGTTTATGTCGTTTGGCCAAGCAAAGGAAACGAGGGTTTGCTACTGCACAAGCCGCAACAATGATCTGCCTGACACAAAAAGGTTCGCCCTAATTGGTATGCGAGATCCCTATCCATCATCGCAGGAAAGAGCACGTAAGAACCTGCATATATATCGGCGTAGGGCCGAGGCCCCTATCTTCTTAAATTCGGTTCACGATCAAGGGGAGTTTATCAAAGCGATTCCACACTCCGTGGAATTGATCATCATCGACGATCTCGCGTCCTGGTTAAAGTACGGGCGAACACTTGACGCCACCGAGAGTGGCGATGTGCTTGCGTTCTTTAAAAAGCTAAATGCAAGAGGCATCGCTGTGGTCGCCCTGGACTCTAAGCCAAAAAGAAACAGCCTCATCGCAGAAACCGTAGCGCTCAGCGAGCCGGCCAACGTAATTTGGCTAACTCCTGACCCCGGCGCTCCACGTGAGTACGGCGGTGGCTTTAACATCGTCCGACAGAAGCGTGACGATGAAGATTCAGCCCCAACGACAATTCAATTCTGGTGGAAGGTCGTCAGCGGCAATCTGGATTTCGGCTGGGAGTTCCGAGATCAACTAGACCCCAAAGCAGCAAAAAGAGTTCAGATCATGGAACGCCAAATGAAGGTTGACCAGCTGCTTTCCGAAGGAATGAGTCAGCGCGAAATAGCGATTCAATTAGAGGTTGATGCCGCAACAATATCGAGAGACGCAGCAGCCCTAAAACAGAAAGATGTGAGCATAGATGCCCTGACACCTCATCGCCCCACAGAACCAAGCAGTCCCCCTAAATCAGCGAGCAGCATTGCAGCCAATGGCAATCAGTCGTCATAA
- the purD gene encoding phosphoribosylamine--glycine ligase, which yields MKILVVGSGGREHALAWKLAQSERIQMVYVAPGNGGTARDSRLVNVNITDLHELATFVEQEHIGLTVVGPETPLAGGIVNLFRARGLKVFGPTKEAAQLESSKDFAKAFMQRHGIPTAKYQTFSDVAQAHAYIDANGAPIVIKADGLAAGKGVVVAMSLEEAHQAVDDMLADNRFGDAGARIVIEEFLAGEEASFIVMCDGKNVLPLATSQDHKRLKDNDEGPNTGGMGAYSPAPIVTPAMHARVMREIINPTIAGMAKDGIVFTGFLYAGLMIDAAGNPRTLEFNCRMGDPETQPIMSRLKTDLVTVMEHAVNGTLDTVELEWDRRTAVGVVLAAAGYPDAPLKGAVIEGIPAETPESVTFHAGTAEVGGQLQVTGGRVLCVVGLADSVKLAQKQAYEVVDQISFEGMQCRRDIGWRGLKH from the coding sequence ATGAAAATATTGGTAGTCGGCTCCGGCGGCCGTGAACACGCGCTGGCATGGAAATTGGCGCAATCGGAACGCATCCAGATGGTCTACGTCGCCCCCGGCAACGGCGGCACCGCGCGCGATTCGCGCCTGGTCAACGTCAACATCACCGATCTGCACGAACTGGCGACCTTCGTCGAGCAGGAGCACATCGGCCTGACCGTCGTCGGCCCGGAAACCCCGCTGGCCGGCGGCATCGTCAACCTGTTCCGCGCCCGTGGCCTGAAGGTCTTCGGCCCGACCAAGGAAGCGGCGCAGCTGGAGTCGTCGAAGGACTTCGCCAAGGCGTTCATGCAGCGTCACGGCATCCCGACCGCCAAATACCAGACCTTCTCGGACGTGGCGCAAGCGCACGCCTACATCGACGCCAACGGCGCGCCGATCGTCATCAAGGCCGACGGCCTGGCCGCCGGCAAAGGCGTGGTGGTGGCGATGTCGCTGGAAGAAGCGCATCAGGCGGTCGACGACATGCTGGCCGATAACCGCTTCGGCGACGCCGGCGCCCGCATCGTCATCGAGGAATTCCTGGCCGGCGAGGAAGCGAGCTTCATCGTCATGTGCGACGGCAAAAACGTGCTGCCGCTGGCCACCAGCCAGGATCACAAGCGCCTCAAGGACAACGACGAAGGCCCGAACACCGGCGGCATGGGTGCGTACTCCCCGGCCCCGATCGTCACGCCTGCGATGCACGCCCGTGTGATGCGCGAGATTATCAATCCGACCATCGCCGGCATGGCGAAGGACGGCATCGTCTTCACCGGCTTCCTGTACGCCGGCCTGATGATCGACGCCGCCGGCAATCCGCGCACGCTGGAATTCAACTGCCGCATGGGCGACCCGGAAACGCAGCCGATCATGTCGCGCCTGAAGACCGACCTGGTGACGGTGATGGAACACGCCGTCAACGGCACCCTGGACACGGTCGAACTGGAATGGGACCGCCGCACCGCCGTTGGCGTGGTGCTGGCAGCCGCCGGCTACCCGGACGCGCCGCTCAAGGGCGCCGTGATCGAAGGCATCCCGGCCGAAACGCCGGAATCGGTGACCTTCCACGCCGGCACCGCCGAAGTGGGCGGCCAGTTGCAAGTGACCGGTGGCCGCGTGCTGTGCGTGGTTGGCCTGGCCGACAGCGTCAAGCTGGCGCAAAAGCAGGCCTACGAGGTGGTCGACCAGATCTCCTTCGAAGGCATGCAGTGCCGCCGCGACATCGGCTGGCGCGGTTTGAAGCACTAA
- a CDS encoding AlpA family phage regulatory protein — protein MNTYRSNTKPATAASTSEPDAQADVQLELHQIIQQIRARTSDSILRHSQLKGKCGRANSTIHADIVKGVFPPGFSIGVRATGYSANEIDAWIAAHLFASRSKTPVDMKAFVTLLVQSREQVSAQGSAA, from the coding sequence ATGAACACCTATAGAAGCAATACCAAACCGGCCACAGCCGCCTCCACTTCCGAACCGGATGCGCAGGCAGATGTACAGCTAGAACTGCACCAAATCATTCAACAGATTCGCGCACGGACTAGCGACAGCATTCTTCGCCACAGTCAACTCAAAGGCAAATGTGGTCGAGCGAATTCCACCATCCACGCAGACATTGTCAAAGGTGTGTTCCCGCCTGGATTTTCAATTGGTGTTAGGGCGACTGGCTATAGCGCAAACGAGATTGACGCATGGATTGCGGCACACCTATTCGCCTCTCGTAGTAAGACACCTGTTGACATGAAGGCTTTCGTAACCCTGTTGGTTCAATCCCGAGAGCAGGTAAGTGCGCAAGGGAGCGCGGCATGA